In one Desulfoferula mesophila genomic region, the following are encoded:
- a CDS encoding adenine deaminase C-terminal domain-containing protein: MAFHPRELEPAEVIRLAQVALGKQPADTIIRRARVVNVFDYSISEPLSVALAQGRVTALGEEAPAWLGPDTQVFDAEERYLIPGLVDAHTHLDSIFELGPFAELALAGGNTTAVSEMGMMAGAWGIEGIRHFIQAAQASPQRIFLTVPPLSPPFPQWETSAGLDRQGFSEVLDHPACLGVGETYWPAITGGEERAATNYAQAMARHKRLEGHAAGARGAKLMAYAAAGTTSCHESVTGEDAAERLALGLAVQVREGFVRKEMAEVVPTLAALPESGQVMLVTDLADFNELMTWGAMNPLLSRAVALGVEPARAVAWCSLNPARYFGLDRLGAVAPGWVADLVLVNDLREFRAHAVWLEGLLVAREGKLTVPAPAFAYPPEARRTMRCPALTPADFAVSAQGRQAVVRVVEAQNATITREGEATLPIEQGNVRPDPAQGVIKIAHINRQSSELKMSVGFASGWGLTQGALASTIIWDTTNLFVAGASETEMAVAAEAVRAMGGGWAVAQGDEVVAALPLPVAGILSTEPFAEIERQADACRAALKRLGCPLARPFLTAQTFCFTGLPFIRLTDKGLVDIRGGAFVEVVKSCA, encoded by the coding sequence ATGGCCTTCCACCCGCGAGAGCTGGAGCCCGCCGAGGTGATCCGCCTGGCCCAGGTGGCCTTGGGAAAACAACCGGCGGACACCATCATTCGCCGCGCCAGGGTGGTCAACGTCTTTGATTACAGCATCAGCGAACCCCTGAGCGTGGCCCTGGCCCAGGGACGGGTGACCGCCCTGGGCGAGGAAGCCCCCGCCTGGCTGGGGCCGGACACCCAGGTGTTCGACGCCGAGGAGCGCTACCTGATCCCCGGCCTGGTGGACGCCCACACTCACCTGGACTCCATCTTCGAGCTGGGGCCCTTTGCCGAGCTGGCCCTGGCCGGCGGCAACACCACCGCCGTCAGCGAGATGGGCATGATGGCCGGGGCCTGGGGCATCGAGGGAATCAGGCACTTCATCCAGGCCGCCCAGGCCTCGCCCCAGCGGATTTTCCTCACCGTGCCGCCCCTGTCCCCGCCCTTCCCCCAATGGGAGACCAGCGCCGGGTTGGACCGGCAAGGCTTCAGCGAGGTCCTGGACCACCCCGCCTGTCTGGGGGTGGGCGAGACCTATTGGCCAGCCATAACCGGGGGCGAAGAGCGGGCCGCCACCAACTACGCCCAGGCCATGGCCCGGCACAAGCGCCTGGAGGGCCACGCCGCCGGGGCGCGGGGGGCCAAGCTCATGGCCTACGCCGCCGCCGGCACCACCAGTTGCCACGAATCGGTCACCGGCGAGGACGCGGCCGAGCGCCTGGCCCTGGGCCTGGCGGTGCAGGTGCGCGAGGGCTTCGTGCGCAAGGAGATGGCCGAGGTGGTGCCCACCCTGGCCGCGCTGCCCGAGAGCGGCCAGGTGATGCTGGTCACCGACCTGGCCGATTTCAATGAGCTGATGACCTGGGGGGCCATGAACCCCCTGCTGTCGCGGGCGGTGGCCCTGGGGGTGGAGCCCGCCCGGGCCGTGGCCTGGTGCAGCCTCAACCCGGCCCGCTACTTCGGCCTGGACCGTTTGGGCGCGGTGGCCCCCGGCTGGGTGGCCGACCTGGTGCTGGTGAACGACCTCCGGGAATTTAGGGCTCACGCGGTGTGGCTGGAGGGTCTCCTGGTGGCCCGCGAGGGCAAGCTGACCGTGCCCGCCCCCGCCTTCGCCTATCCCCCCGAGGCGCGGCGCACCATGCGCTGCCCCGCCCTGACCCCCGCCGACTTCGCGGTAAGCGCCCAGGGCAGGCAAGCGGTGGTGCGGGTGGTGGAGGCCCAGAACGCCACCATCACCCGGGAAGGCGAGGCCACTCTGCCCATCGAGCAGGGCAACGTGCGGCCCGACCCGGCCCAGGGGGTGATAAAAATCGCCCACATCAACCGCCAGAGCTCCGAACTCAAGATGTCCGTGGGCTTTGCCAGCGGATGGGGGCTCACCCAGGGGGCCCTGGCCAGCACCATCATCTGGGACACCACCAACCTCTTCGTGGCCGGGGCCAGCGAAACCGAGATGGCCGTGGCCGCCGAGGCGGTGCGGGCCATGGGCGGCGGCTGGGCCGTGGCCCAGGGCGACGAGGTGGTGGCCGCCCTGCCCCTGCCGGTGGCGGGCATCCTCTCCACCGAGCCCTTTGCCGAGATCGAACGCCAGGCCGACGCCTGCCGCGCGGCGCTCAAGCGGCTGGGCTGCCCCCTGGCCCGGCCCTTTTTGACCGCCCAGACCTTTTGCTTCACCGGTCTGCCCTTCATCCGCCTCACCGACAAGGGCCTGGTGGACATTCGGGGCGGCGCCTTCGTGGAGGTGGTCAAATCATGCGCCTGA
- a CDS encoding protein-disulfide reductase DsbD family protein, with product MAVITVVCPTAALAAGTAAAADPFAGQSFWWVLVLVFAGGLGLNLTPCVYPLIPITISYFGGRSSSRGGLIADALAYWLGMAIMYAALGSLVALGGAFLGQALSHPAVILFLAAVLLFMAASMFGLWELRLPASLNRLASSNRTGVLGALIMGLTLGLLAAPCVGPFVVGLMAHVAKEASVGYGLLVFFVLAAGLGLPLAVLAAFSGSIQSLPGAGEWMIWVRKFFGLVLIIMAVNIAEPLLGAGLARWLMILVGLVGGIYLGFMEKSGKGAFVKFKHVAGIVILATAAAFWWFWAPGGGGQDKTAWVHFSPQVLEEAKASNKPVVVFFTADWCNPCKQLKSETLPRPEVQELLKHFVPVKADVTKAPGPEAQSFMRQYRVRGVPTMIFMDGRGQEITESRVVGFLPPNRFLPLIKMAVARTSTASGK from the coding sequence TTGGCCGTTATCACGGTGGTTTGCCCCACCGCGGCCCTGGCCGCCGGTACCGCCGCCGCCGCCGATCCTTTTGCCGGCCAGAGCTTCTGGTGGGTGCTGGTTTTGGTGTTCGCCGGCGGCCTGGGGCTCAACCTCACCCCCTGCGTATACCCGCTTATCCCCATTACTATCAGCTACTTCGGCGGGCGCTCCTCCAGCCGGGGCGGCCTGATCGCCGACGCCTTGGCCTATTGGCTGGGCATGGCCATCATGTATGCCGCGCTGGGCAGCCTGGTGGCCCTGGGCGGGGCCTTTTTGGGCCAGGCCCTCAGCCATCCGGCGGTGATTTTGTTCCTGGCGGCGGTGCTGTTGTTCATGGCCGCCAGCATGTTCGGCCTGTGGGAGCTGCGCCTGCCCGCCTCACTGAACCGGCTGGCTTCCTCCAACCGGACCGGGGTGTTGGGCGCGCTGATCATGGGCCTGACCCTGGGGCTTTTGGCCGCGCCCTGCGTCGGGCCCTTCGTGGTGGGTCTCATGGCCCACGTGGCCAAAGAGGCGTCGGTGGGCTACGGCCTGCTGGTGTTCTTCGTCCTGGCCGCCGGGCTGGGCCTGCCCTTGGCGGTGCTGGCCGCCTTCAGCGGCAGCATCCAGAGCCTGCCCGGCGCGGGCGAGTGGATGATCTGGGTGCGCAAATTCTTCGGCCTGGTGCTGATCATCATGGCCGTGAACATCGCCGAGCCGCTGCTCGGCGCGGGCCTGGCTCGCTGGCTGATGATCCTGGTGGGCCTGGTCGGGGGCATCTACCTGGGCTTTATGGAAAAGAGCGGCAAAGGAGCTTTCGTGAAATTCAAACACGTGGCGGGCATAGTGATCCTGGCGACGGCCGCCGCCTTCTGGTGGTTCTGGGCCCCCGGCGGCGGCGGGCAAGACAAGACCGCCTGGGTGCATTTCAGTCCCCAGGTGCTCGAGGAAGCCAAGGCCTCCAACAAGCCGGTGGTGGTGTTCTTCACCGCCGACTGGTGCAACCCCTGCAAACAGCTCAAGAGCGAAACCCTGCCCCGGCCCGAGGTGCAGGAGCTTCTTAAGCATTTCGTGCCCGTCAAGGCCGACGTCACCAAGGCCCCCGGCCCCGAGGCCCAGAGCTTCATGCGCCAATACCGGGTGCGCGGAGTGCCCACCATGATCTTCATGGACGGACGGGGCCAGGAGATAACCGAAAGCCGGGTGGTGGGATTTTTGCCCCCCAACCGCTTCCTGCCCCTGATCAAGATGGCGGTGGCCCGCACCTCAACCGCATCGGGGAAATAA
- a CDS encoding lytic transglycosylase domain-containing protein, with amino-acid sequence MHFKPILAVACLALLAAAGCATTSSQTSQTGPSQPVVLTAKPVKPPQEEINAKVAQELKDLGENEMVTEKAGQAGHPSQQEAVTYDIPIVINSRVEFFIDYFQTRMPKRFRIWLARSGRYLPMMRAILKEHGLPEDLVYLALIESGFSCQAYSRAHAVGPWQFIQGTGRRYGLVINYWVDERRDPVKSTHAAAKYLKDLHEEFGSWYLAAAAYNAGEGKIRRALKRYDADDFWSISQGRRYYLKQETRQYVPKMIAAALIAKEPDKYGFTDIVYEQPLAYEVVEVHPGTSLGVAAKLAGIKPNELNDLNPELRRWAVPPTGGMYDLRIPPGTKATFEIAYAKLPLAERKARVGMVTVRVHRGDTLGRIARTHGVSLNELMAMNPRINPRRLAIGQKVVVPPKGGAPATLVASSSGSRSHRSLAGSPKGTRKIHHTVKSGDTLWHIARTYNIEWRDIPRWNGHNTSRLKVGQHLVLYVPSAKAEGKVDTKVEQVYVVRRGDNLWTIGRRYGVTPNQLKRWNNLSSSAISPGDKLTVKR; translated from the coding sequence ATGCATTTTAAGCCAATTCTCGCCGTAGCCTGTTTGGCCCTACTGGCCGCCGCCGGTTGTGCCACCACTTCCTCCCAAACCAGCCAGACCGGTCCCTCCCAGCCGGTGGTGCTGACCGCCAAGCCGGTCAAGCCGCCCCAGGAGGAGATCAACGCCAAGGTGGCCCAGGAACTGAAAGACCTGGGCGAAAATGAGATGGTTACCGAGAAGGCGGGCCAGGCCGGCCATCCCAGCCAGCAGGAAGCCGTCACCTACGACATTCCCATCGTCATCAACTCCCGGGTGGAGTTTTTCATAGACTATTTCCAGACCCGGATGCCCAAGCGCTTTCGCATTTGGCTGGCCCGCTCCGGCCGCTATTTGCCCATGATGCGGGCCATACTCAAAGAGCACGGCCTGCCCGAGGACCTGGTCTATCTGGCCCTCATCGAGAGCGGCTTCTCTTGCCAAGCCTATTCCCGGGCCCACGCGGTGGGCCCCTGGCAGTTCATCCAGGGCACCGGCAGGCGCTACGGCCTGGTGATCAACTACTGGGTGGATGAGCGGCGCGATCCGGTGAAGTCCACCCACGCCGCCGCCAAATACCTCAAGGATCTGCACGAGGAGTTCGGCTCCTGGTATCTGGCCGCCGCGGCCTACAACGCCGGGGAAGGCAAGATCCGCCGGGCGCTCAAGCGCTACGACGCCGACGACTTCTGGTCCATCAGCCAGGGGCGGCGCTATTACCTGAAACAAGAGACCCGCCAATACGTGCCCAAGATGATCGCCGCGGCGCTCATCGCCAAGGAGCCGGACAAGTACGGCTTTACGGACATAGTTTATGAGCAGCCTCTGGCCTACGAGGTGGTGGAGGTGCACCCGGGAACCTCCCTGGGCGTGGCGGCCAAGCTGGCGGGCATCAAGCCCAACGAGCTCAACGATCTGAACCCGGAGCTGCGCCGCTGGGCGGTTCCGCCAACCGGGGGCATGTACGATCTGCGCATCCCGCCGGGGACCAAGGCCACTTTCGAGATAGCCTACGCCAAGCTGCCGTTGGCGGAGCGCAAGGCCAGGGTGGGCATGGTCACCGTGCGCGTGCACCGGGGAGACACCCTGGGGCGCATCGCCAGGACCCACGGCGTCAGCCTAAACGAGCTGATGGCCATGAACCCCCGCATCAACCCGCGTAGATTGGCCATCGGCCAAAAGGTGGTGGTGCCTCCCAAGGGCGGCGCTCCCGCGACGCTGGTCGCCAGCTCCTCCGGCTCGCGTTCCCACCGCTCCCTGGCCGGCAGCCCCAAGGGGACCCGCAAGATTCACCACACCGTCAAGAGCGGGGACACCCTTTGGCACATCGCCCGCACCTACAACATCGAATGGCGAGACATCCCGCGCTGGAACGGGCACAACACCAGCCGCCTGAAGGTCGGCCAGCACCTGGTGCTCTACGTGCCCAGCGCCAAGGCCGAAGGCAAGGTGGACACCAAGGTCGAGCAGGTCTACGTGGTGCGGCGCGGCGACAACCTGTGGACCATCGGCCGCCGCTATGGCGTGACCCCCAATCAGCTCAAGCGCTGGAACAACCTGAGCTCCAGCGCCATCTCTCCAGGCGACAAGCTGACCGTCAAGCGCTAG
- a CDS encoding TRAP transporter large permease, with product METSYIIIILVLLGAMAATVPVFLCLFFTAVAGFTLFTDLPLLVLAQSLFRSMDNFALVVVLFFILCGNIMTSGSIVNKLIRFANVIVGWLPGGLAMAGILACGLFGAISGSTVATVVAIGGFMIPALIDNKYNMRFSVGVMTTAPNLGVIIPPSISMILYSMISAVSLEGLFLTGFVPGILIMAGMCGYSYFWAVRNPGFIRAPKPTWSEAWHSFKEGFWSLMLPVIIFGGIFSGAFTANEAAVVACVYALIVELFIHRDMKFSTVKKVMVNSAVTSATLLIIVAGATCFGRYLTMEAIPSKISEAVVSSITQPWIFLLTVNILLLIIGMFMDIISATLILGPIFLPMLASYGINPVHFGLLMTVNLGIGYCTPPLGVSLYITGALVNRDLLYVSRAVAPWVAIQIAVLLLMTYWPDAVLWLPRAMGWNVD from the coding sequence ATGGAAACCAGCTATATCATCATCATCCTGGTGCTGTTGGGGGCCATGGCCGCCACGGTGCCCGTGTTCCTTTGCCTGTTCTTCACTGCGGTGGCGGGTTTTACGCTCTTCACCGACCTGCCCCTGTTGGTGCTGGCCCAAAGCCTATTCCGATCAATGGACAATTTCGCCCTGGTGGTGGTGCTGTTCTTCATTCTCTGCGGCAACATCATGACCAGCGGCTCCATCGTGAACAAGCTGATTCGCTTTGCCAACGTGATAGTGGGCTGGCTGCCCGGGGGCCTGGCCATGGCCGGCATCCTGGCCTGCGGCCTGTTCGGCGCCATCAGCGGCTCCACCGTGGCCACGGTGGTGGCCATCGGCGGGTTCATGATTCCCGCGCTGATCGACAACAAATACAACATGCGCTTCAGCGTGGGGGTCATGACCACCGCGCCCAACCTGGGGGTGATCATCCCCCCCTCCATCAGCATGATCCTCTATTCCATGATCAGCGCGGTGAGCCTGGAGGGCCTGTTCCTCACCGGGTTCGTGCCGGGCATCCTGATCATGGCCGGCATGTGCGGTTATTCCTACTTCTGGGCGGTGCGCAACCCCGGCTTCATCAGGGCCCCCAAGCCCACCTGGAGCGAAGCCTGGCACTCCTTCAAGGAGGGCTTCTGGTCGCTGATGCTGCCGGTGATCATCTTCGGCGGCATCTTCAGCGGGGCCTTCACCGCCAACGAGGCCGCGGTGGTGGCCTGCGTTTACGCCCTCATCGTGGAGCTGTTCATCCACCGAGATATGAAGTTCTCCACGGTCAAGAAGGTCATGGTCAACTCGGCGGTGACCAGCGCCACCCTGCTGATCATCGTGGCCGGGGCCACCTGCTTCGGCCGCTACCTGACCATGGAGGCCATACCCAGCAAGATCTCCGAGGCGGTGGTCAGCTCCATCACCCAGCCTTGGATATTCCTGCTCACCGTGAACATCCTGCTTTTGATCATCGGCATGTTCATGGACATCATCAGCGCCACCTTGATCCTGGGCCCCATCTTTCTGCCCATGCTGGCGAGCTACGGGATCAACCCGGTGCACTTCGGGCTGTTGATGACCGTGAACCTAGGCATCGGCTACTGCACCCCGCCCCTGGGAGTGAGCCTGTACATCACCGGAGCCTTGGTGAACCGAGATTTACTTTACGTGTCACGGGCGGTGGCCCCCTGGGTGGCCATCCAGATCGCGGTGCTGCTGCTCATGACCTACTGGCCCGACGCGGTGCTGTGGCTGCCCCGCGCCATGGGCTGGAACGTCGACTAG
- a CDS encoding TRAP transporter small permease, whose product MAQGRTYLFGWVAFLCIVAVAVLGYWFLHLKGLTWGAIATWGLFMLLAAFTGNWDRFLRFQDKGLSFFEEWTLYLAVMVGLISLFINVILRYVFSYSMSWSEELIREIIILTTFVGLAPAIKNRSMITIDALVQIVPRLRAPLTYFSHLAVLSFAVLITKMGIDMALMQERTSQKTIILEFPLVVLYLILPLMGVTMGVRTIQVLWWDYQEGKAKKESAG is encoded by the coding sequence ATGGCACAAGGGCGGACATACCTTTTCGGCTGGGTGGCCTTTCTCTGCATAGTGGCGGTCGCCGTGCTGGGATATTGGTTCCTGCACCTCAAGGGGCTCACCTGGGGGGCCATCGCCACCTGGGGCCTGTTCATGCTCCTCGCCGCCTTCACCGGCAACTGGGACCGTTTCCTGCGCTTTCAGGACAAGGGGCTCTCCTTTTTCGAGGAGTGGACCCTGTACCTGGCGGTGATGGTGGGGCTCATCTCCCTGTTCATCAACGTGATCCTGCGCTACGTGTTTTCCTACTCCATGTCCTGGTCCGAGGAGCTGATCCGCGAGATCATCATCCTCACCACCTTCGTGGGCCTGGCCCCGGCCATCAAAAACCGTTCCATGATAACCATCGACGCCCTGGTGCAAATCGTGCCCCGGCTGCGCGCTCCGCTTACCTACTTCAGCCACTTGGCCGTGCTGTCCTTCGCGGTGCTTATCACCAAGATGGGCATAGACATGGCCCTGATGCAGGAGCGGACCTCCCAGAAAACCATCATCTTGGAGTTTCCCCTGGTCGTCCTCTACCTAATTTTGCCCCTCATGGGAGTCACCATGGGGGTGCGCACCATCCAGGTGCTTTGGTGGGACTATCAGGAGGGCAAGGCCAAGAAGGAATCCGCGGGCTAG
- a CDS encoding TRAP transporter substrate-binding protein produces MRFSKVLLALVVALVAFALVAPAAMAAKPSVDKWKPAFDYSKAKYKIKVSNVSHPAIKGVYAGFAIRDALWKATNGQIYFEYLPFSMLGGEVEVLNQLQMGAIQGMAVSSVASTNLGPRMGLVNLPFLVNSYEKLDKFIANKKLFQHFLDGMEHQGIMGLDVTAYGRYGWATTIPVKNIADAKKVKFRIAEAAVNKLLYKAWGFNPVVMPWPDVPTALKQGVITGLDHTLIVCYLTKKFEVAKNFTPVNYAQGLFIWIFNQKWFKSLPADLQTTFKKVVNEQCAIYRNECKAQEAAAKKGAMEKSGVKFWDLSAADLETLRVQGNVVHQQFAKEIGPQYLGEVQKLLGYKITRDMGAKK; encoded by the coding sequence ATGCGATTTTCCAAAGTCTTGCTGGCGCTGGTAGTGGCCTTGGTGGCGTTTGCCTTGGTGGCTCCGGCGGCCATGGCCGCGAAACCGTCCGTGGATAAGTGGAAGCCGGCCTTTGACTATTCCAAGGCCAAGTACAAGATAAAGGTTTCCAACGTCTCGCACCCGGCCATCAAGGGCGTCTACGCCGGTTTCGCCATCCGCGATGCCCTGTGGAAGGCCACCAACGGCCAAATCTATTTCGAGTATCTGCCCTTCTCCATGCTGGGCGGCGAGGTGGAGGTGCTCAACCAGCTCCAGATGGGCGCCATCCAGGGCATGGCCGTCTCCTCGGTGGCCAGCACCAACCTGGGCCCCCGCATGGGACTGGTCAACCTGCCTTTCCTGGTCAACTCCTACGAGAAGCTCGACAAGTTCATCGCCAATAAAAAGCTGTTCCAGCACTTTTTGGACGGCATGGAGCACCAGGGGATCATGGGCCTGGACGTGACCGCCTACGGTCGCTACGGCTGGGCCACCACCATCCCGGTTAAGAACATCGCCGACGCCAAGAAGGTGAAGTTCCGCATCGCCGAGGCGGCGGTCAACAAGCTGCTCTACAAGGCCTGGGGCTTCAACCCCGTGGTCATGCCCTGGCCGGACGTGCCCACCGCCCTCAAGCAGGGCGTCATCACCGGCCTGGACCACACCTTGATCGTGTGCTACCTGACCAAGAAGTTCGAGGTCGCCAAGAACTTCACCCCCGTCAACTACGCCCAGGGCCTGTTCATCTGGATCTTCAACCAAAAGTGGTTCAAGTCCCTGCCGGCAGACCTGCAGACCACCTTCAAGAAGGTGGTCAACGAGCAGTGCGCCATCTACCGCAACGAGTGCAAGGCTCAGGAAGCCGCGGCCAAGAAGGGCGCCATGGAAAAGTCCGGCGTGAAGTTCTGGGATCTTTCCGCGGCTGACCTGGAAACCCTGCGCGTCCAGGGCAACGTGGTTCACCAGCAGTTCGCCAAGGAAATCGGTCCCCAGTACCTTGGCGAAGTCCAGAAGCTCCTGGGTTACAAGATCACCCGGGACATGGGCGCCAAGAAATAG
- a CDS encoding universal stress protein gives MKSKVLIPVDTARNSLTAEEHAIKLSWRMPLTVTLLNVLNTKRLEQHGISPDDQQRIKDSMRRRAEKVLQAAAEPFQKADIEYDIRIEEGQPAVVICREAEEGGYDMVILPQSGFSELEEILGGSVVHNVLWKCKTPILLVKHSQQQLEEQRKKLAQGELLPR, from the coding sequence ATGAAAAGCAAGGTTCTCATTCCCGTGGACACCGCCCGCAACTCCCTCACCGCCGAAGAGCACGCCATAAAGCTCAGTTGGCGCATGCCCCTGACGGTCACCCTGCTAAACGTCCTGAACACCAAGCGACTGGAGCAGCACGGCATCAGTCCCGACGATCAACAGCGCATCAAGGATTCCATGCGCCGCCGCGCCGAAAAGGTATTGCAGGCGGCGGCCGAGCCATTCCAAAAAGCCGACATCGAATACGATATCCGCATCGAGGAGGGCCAACCGGCGGTGGTCATCTGCCGTGAGGCGGAAGAGGGCGGATATGACATGGTCATCCTGCCCCAAAGCGGATTCAGCGAATTGGAAGAGATTTTAGGCGGTAGTGTGGTTCACAACGTCCTATGGAAATGCAAGACGCCTATCCTTCTGGTTAAACACAGCCAGCAGCAGCTTGAGGAACAACGTAAAAAACTGGCTCAGGGTGAGCTATTGCCTCGCTAG
- a CDS encoding MBL fold metallo-hydrolase, producing MRLTVLGSGTCELRPERSSPAYWLQAGGKGIMLDLGQGAWRRLLESGFRADQVDAVIISHPHPDHMADLIPLLFALKYDPELAATARMTLLAHAGLEPLLASLNQAWGGWLDPPGRALTRRWLRPGERTQVGEVSIVTAPATHHAHSLAWRLEHGGHSLVYLGDSEAGEELARFAQGADLMICHCAGTDQEPKKGHLYPAACGELAARAGVGSLLLSHFYRVVDPQKATASAAARFTGPVWAAFDGLRLELTSQGRAPRGFVPNRARFPRD from the coding sequence ATGCGCCTAACCGTATTGGGCTCGGGCACCTGCGAGCTGCGCCCCGAGCGCTCCAGCCCGGCCTATTGGCTGCAGGCCGGGGGCAAAGGCATCATGCTGGACCTGGGGCAAGGGGCCTGGCGGCGCCTGCTGGAGAGCGGCTTCCGGGCCGACCAGGTGGACGCGGTGATCATCAGCCACCCCCACCCAGACCACATGGCCGATCTGATCCCCCTGCTCTTCGCCCTGAAATACGACCCCGAGCTGGCGGCCACCGCCCGCATGACCCTGTTGGCCCACGCCGGGCTGGAGCCCCTGCTGGCCTCCCTGAACCAGGCCTGGGGCGGCTGGCTGGACCCTCCCGGCCGGGCGCTCACCCGGCGCTGGCTGCGACCCGGCGAACGTACCCAGGTGGGCGAGGTGAGCATCGTCACCGCCCCGGCCACCCACCACGCCCACAGCCTGGCCTGGCGGCTGGAGCACGGGGGCCACAGCCTGGTGTATTTGGGCGACAGCGAGGCCGGTGAGGAGTTGGCGCGCTTCGCCCAGGGCGCGGACCTGATGATCTGCCACTGCGCGGGCACAGACCAGGAGCCCAAAAAGGGCCACCTCTACCCCGCCGCCTGCGGGGAGTTGGCCGCCCGGGCGGGGGTCGGCTCCTTGCTGCTCAGCCACTTCTACCGGGTGGTGGACCCCCAAAAGGCCACGGCCTCGGCGGCGGCCCGTTTTACGGGTCCGGTGTGGGCCGCTTTTGACGGACTGCGCCTGGAGTTGACCTCCCAGGGGCGGGCGCCGCGGGGGTTTGTGCCGAATAGGGCAAGGTTTCCCAGGGATTAA
- a CDS encoding PHP domain-containing protein codes for MELIDLHTHSTASDGTLAPAQVAAAAAEAGLAAVALTDHDTTQGLAEFLAAAAPGGPELVPGVELSVDRPDGGSLHLVGLWVDPEEPRFKEGLERVQNARLERNPKIAARLRELGLDVSLEEVAAAAGGGQVGRPHFAQVLVDKGMVGGPGEAFGRYLKRGAPAYVEKQRLTPEQAMALIRGAGGVSVLAHPGLLELHPAALEKLAARLMEQGLMAIEAYYSEHNPAQERSLKEMAARLGLAVSGGSDFHGFNKPGIRLGAGKGTLRVPASLLAGLKQARDAGAR; via the coding sequence ATGGAACTCATCGATCTGCACACCCATTCCACGGCCAGCGACGGCACCCTGGCCCCGGCCCAGGTGGCGGCGGCGGCGGCCGAGGCCGGCCTGGCCGCAGTGGCCCTCACCGACCACGACACCACCCAGGGTCTGGCCGAATTCCTGGCCGCGGCCGCGCCCGGCGGCCCGGAGCTGGTGCCCGGCGTGGAGCTCAGCGTGGACCGGCCAGACGGCGGCTCCCTGCACCTAGTGGGGCTGTGGGTGGACCCCGAAGAGCCCCGGTTCAAAGAGGGCCTCGAGCGGGTGCAGAACGCCCGGCTGGAGCGCAACCCCAAGATCGCGGCCCGCCTGCGCGAGCTGGGCCTGGACGTCTCCCTGGAGGAGGTGGCCGCCGCGGCCGGGGGGGGCCAGGTGGGGCGGCCCCATTTCGCCCAGGTGCTGGTGGACAAGGGGATGGTGGGGGGGCCGGGCGAGGCCTTTGGCCGCTACCTCAAACGGGGCGCCCCGGCCTACGTGGAAAAACAGCGCCTCACCCCCGAACAGGCCATGGCTCTGATCCGGGGGGCGGGCGGGGTCAGCGTGCTGGCCCACCCCGGCCTGCTGGAGCTGCACCCGGCGGCCCTGGAAAAGCTGGCCGCCCGGCTAATGGAACAGGGGCTCATGGCCATCGAGGCCTATTACTCCGAACACAACCCGGCCCAGGAGCGCAGCCTCAAGGAGATGGCCGCCCGTTTGGGCCTGGCGGTGAGCGGAGGAAGCGACTTCCACGGCTTCAACAAGCCGGGCATCCGCCTGGGCGCGGGCAAGGGAACCCTGCGGGTGCCCGCCTCCCTGTTGGCCGGGCTCAAGCAGGCCCGCGACGCCGGGGCCCGCTAG
- a CDS encoding dodecin family protein, with the protein MAEKRVARVTEIIAGSPTSFDDAVAVGISRANATLRGITGFKIQEQNVSVVDGQVLEYRVRMEVIFVLES; encoded by the coding sequence ATGGCCGAAAAGAGAGTCGCCCGCGTAACCGAGATCATTGCCGGAAGCCCCACCAGTTTCGACGACGCCGTGGCCGTGGGCATCAGCCGGGCCAACGCCACCTTGCGCGGCATCACCGGGTTCAAGATCCAGGAGCAGAACGTCTCCGTGGTGGACGGCCAGGTGCTGGAGTACCGGGTGCGCATGGAAGTGATTTTCGTCCTGGAGTCCTAG